A single Stutzerimonas stutzeri DNA region contains:
- a CDS encoding peroxiredoxin — MPVEIDQPVPPFQAQATSDTQVSPETLKGKQAVLYFYPKDNTPGCTTEGQGFRDLHAAFSAADTLIFGVSRDSLKTHENFKAKQGFPFELICDKDEQLCQLFDVIKLKKLYGKEYMGVDRSTFLIDRNGVLRQAWRGVKVPGHVEAVLQAAQALQGK; from the coding sequence ATGCCCGTGGAAATCGACCAACCCGTTCCGCCCTTCCAGGCTCAAGCCACCAGCGATACCCAAGTCAGCCCCGAAACGCTGAAGGGCAAGCAGGCCGTGCTCTACTTCTACCCGAAGGACAATACGCCGGGCTGCACGACCGAAGGCCAGGGTTTCCGCGATCTGCATGCTGCCTTCAGTGCGGCCGACACGCTGATCTTTGGCGTATCGCGCGACAGCCTGAAGACCCATGAGAACTTCAAGGCCAAGCAGGGCTTCCCTTTCGAACTCATCTGCGACAAGGATGAACAGCTCTGCCAGTTATTCGACGTCATCAAGCTGAAAAAGCTCTACGGCAAGGAATACATGGGCGTAGACCGCAGCACGTTCCTGATCGACCGCAACGGCGTGCTCCGCCAGGCATGGCGAGGTGTAAAAGTCCCGGGACATGTCGAAGCGGTTCTGCAGGCCGCCCAGGCGCTGCAGGGCAAATGA
- a CDS encoding AI-2E family transporter, with product MLNVLRGWVHRYFSDEQAVVLAVLLVVAFAAVLTLGDMLAPVLAGLVLAYLMQGLVGALERIRIPHLVAVWLVFLMFVGALTVCLLFLVPLVWQQLLTLFNELPRMLVEWQSLLLHLPERYPQLLTEEQVRRGIDVMRGEIGRYGQVVLTSSLSSLPLLLTLMIYLILVPILVFFFLKDRQQISDWLSGYLPRERTLITQVSQEMNVQIGNYIRGKAIEIVICGVVSYAVFAALELNYAALLALLVGVSVVVPYIGATVVTIPIALIGLFQWGLGDQFIYLMVAYAIIQALDGNVLVPLLFSEAVNLHPVAIICAVLLFGGLWGFWGVFFAIPLATLFKAVLYAWPRRPPTASVTVG from the coding sequence ATGCTCAATGTATTGCGCGGCTGGGTGCATCGCTATTTCTCGGACGAGCAAGCGGTGGTCCTGGCTGTATTGCTGGTGGTTGCGTTCGCTGCGGTACTGACCTTGGGCGATATGCTCGCGCCGGTCCTGGCCGGTCTGGTGCTCGCCTATCTGATGCAAGGCCTTGTCGGTGCCTTGGAGCGCATCCGGATTCCGCATCTGGTGGCTGTCTGGCTGGTATTCCTGATGTTCGTCGGTGCGCTGACGGTCTGTTTGCTGTTCCTGGTGCCGCTGGTCTGGCAGCAGCTGTTGACCCTGTTCAACGAGCTGCCACGGATGCTTGTGGAATGGCAGTCCCTTCTGCTGCACCTTCCCGAGCGTTACCCGCAATTGCTGACCGAAGAGCAGGTCCGGCGCGGGATCGACGTCATGCGCGGCGAAATTGGCCGCTACGGTCAGGTGGTGCTGACGTCATCCCTGTCCAGCCTGCCGCTGTTGCTGACCCTGATGATCTATCTGATCCTGGTGCCCATCCTGGTGTTCTTCTTCCTCAAGGATCGCCAGCAGATCAGCGATTGGCTGAGTGGCTACCTGCCGCGTGAGCGCACGCTGATCACCCAGGTGTCCCAGGAAATGAACGTGCAGATCGGTAATTACATTCGGGGCAAGGCGATCGAGATTGTCATCTGCGGCGTGGTGTCGTATGCCGTCTTTGCGGCATTGGAGCTGAACTACGCCGCGTTGCTGGCTTTGCTGGTGGGCGTTTCCGTGGTGGTGCCCTATATCGGCGCCACGGTGGTCACCATCCCGATTGCGCTGATCGGGCTGTTCCAGTGGGGGCTGGGTGACCAGTTCATCTACCTGATGGTGGCCTACGCGATCATCCAGGCGCTCGATGGCAACGTCCTGGTGCCCTTGCTGTTTTCCGAGGCGGTCAACCTCCACCCGGTCGCCATCATCTGTGCGGTCCTGCTGTTTGGCGGGCTCTGGGGATTCTGGGGGGTATTCTTCGCGATTCCTCTGGCCACCTTGTTCAAGGCCGTGCTCTACGCCTGGCCGCGCAGGCCACCCACGGCCTCGGTAACGGTTGGCTAG
- a CDS encoding sulfurtransferase TusA family protein, with the protein MTQQSVPDTDCDAELDAVGLQCPMPLLKAKLELNRMASGQVLKVTASDPGSQRDFRSFAKLAGHGLLREESAGGLYRYWLRKA; encoded by the coding sequence ATGACCCAACAGAGTGTGCCCGACACCGATTGCGATGCCGAGCTGGACGCCGTCGGGTTGCAATGCCCGATGCCCTTGCTGAAGGCCAAACTCGAGCTCAATCGGATGGCCAGCGGCCAGGTCCTGAAGGTGACGGCCAGCGATCCCGGTTCGCAGCGGGATTTTCGCAGTTTCGCCAAGCTGGCCGGCCACGGGTTGCTGCGCGAGGAATCGGCAGGCGGTCTCTATCGTTATTGGCTGCGCAAGGCCTGA
- a CDS encoding M48 family metalloprotease, producing MKLLRPTLLTLACLFGQPAIANDLPSLGDSSSGIVSPEQEHQLGRAWLSLLRGQVPQLSDPLLKDYLERSVYRLAETSQLQDRRLEFVLLDSPQLNAFAAPGGIIGVNGGLFLHAQTEAEYASVLAHELAHLSQRHFARGLEAQQRMQLPLMAAMLAGVVAAAAGAGDAGIAAIVSTQAAAIQAQRRFSRQNEQEADRIGIVNLERAGYDPRAMPQMFGRLMRQYRYDQKPPEFLLTHPVTESRIADTNNRAEQYPAGGVTDSLRYQLMRARVDLKFESTPGVSAKRFRAMLSEDETLDAARYGLALAQIKSGQLEEAAANLQPLLAKEPDDATYNLARIELDITANRLGAARERTQTLLHLYPGSYPVRQTHIDLLIKENKLKEAEQELDALVEIRPKDPDIWYQVSEIRGLTGNIIGLHQGRAEFFALVGDYDQAIEQLDFAKRRSNNFQTAARIDARQKQLIDEKRMVEEMLR from the coding sequence ATGAAATTGCTGCGCCCTACCCTGCTGACGCTGGCGTGCCTGTTCGGGCAGCCAGCCATCGCCAACGATCTGCCCTCGCTGGGGGACTCAAGCTCGGGCATCGTCTCCCCTGAGCAGGAGCATCAGCTGGGTCGCGCCTGGCTCAGCCTGCTTCGCGGCCAGGTTCCGCAGTTGTCCGACCCCTTATTGAAGGATTATCTGGAGCGCAGCGTTTACCGCCTGGCAGAAACCAGCCAGCTGCAGGACCGTCGCCTCGAATTCGTACTCCTCGACAGCCCGCAACTGAACGCCTTTGCCGCACCGGGCGGGATCATCGGGGTCAACGGCGGCCTGTTCCTTCACGCCCAGACGGAAGCCGAATACGCCTCGGTGCTGGCACATGAACTGGCGCACCTGTCCCAGCGCCATTTCGCCCGTGGCCTGGAAGCGCAGCAGCGCATGCAGCTGCCGCTGATGGCCGCCATGCTCGCAGGTGTCGTAGCGGCTGCGGCAGGCGCTGGCGATGCCGGCATCGCCGCCATCGTTTCGACCCAGGCCGCGGCAATCCAGGCGCAACGGCGCTTTTCCCGGCAAAACGAACAGGAAGCCGACCGCATCGGCATCGTCAACCTTGAACGCGCCGGCTACGACCCGCGCGCCATGCCGCAGATGTTCGGGCGTTTGATGCGCCAGTATCGCTATGACCAGAAGCCCCCCGAATTCCTCCTGACCCACCCGGTCACCGAATCGCGCATCGCCGACACCAATAACCGCGCCGAGCAATATCCGGCAGGCGGGGTCACGGACAGCCTGCGCTATCAACTGATGCGCGCACGGGTGGATCTGAAATTCGAAAGCACCCCCGGGGTCAGCGCCAAGCGGTTCCGGGCCATGCTCAGCGAAGATGAAACCCTCGACGCGGCGCGCTACGGCCTCGCGCTGGCACAGATCAAGAGCGGCCAGCTTGAGGAAGCGGCCGCCAACCTGCAGCCACTGCTGGCCAAGGAACCGGACGACGCCACCTACAACCTGGCCCGGATCGAACTGGACATCACCGCCAACCGCCTTGGCGCCGCGCGCGAACGCACCCAGACCCTGCTCCACCTTTACCCCGGCAGCTATCCGGTGCGGCAGACCCACATTGACCTGCTGATCAAGGAAAACAAACTCAAGGAAGCCGAACAGGAACTCGATGCACTGGTCGAGATACGCCCCAAGGACCCTGATATCTGGTATCAGGTTTCGGAGATTCGCGGGCTGACCGGCAACATCATCGGCCTGCACCAGGGCCGCGCCGAGTTTTTCGCACTGGTTGGCGATTACGACCAGGCGATCGAACAGCTGGATTTTGCCAAGCGCCGCTCGAACAACTTCCAGACCGCGGCACGGATCGATGCCCGACAGAAGCAATTGATCGACGAGAAGCGAATGGTCGAGGAGATGTTGCGCTGA
- the nadA gene encoding quinolinate synthase NadA: protein MTQIPERILVQAHLAAKQPKPLTPQQEAQLRSDIAVELKRQNAVLVAHYYTDPVIQSLAEETGGCVSDSLEMARFGNEHSAQTVVVAGVKFMGETAKILNPEKRVLMPTLEATCSLDLGCPVEEFSRFCDQHPERTVVVYANTSAAVKARADWVVTSSCALEIVESLMDNGEKIIWAPDKHLGSYVQRETGADMLLWDGACIVHEEFKAKQLEDMKALYPDAAVLVHPESPESVIALADAVGSTSQLIKAAQTLSNPTFIVATDRGIFYKMQQLCPDKEFIEAPTAGSGATCRSCAHCPWMAMNTLERTLDCLRTGRNEIFVDPVLVPRAIKPLKRMLDFTQAARIKQAGNA, encoded by the coding sequence ATGACGCAGATACCCGAACGCATTCTCGTGCAGGCTCATTTGGCGGCCAAGCAGCCCAAACCACTGACGCCCCAACAGGAAGCGCAGTTGCGAAGCGATATTGCCGTCGAATTGAAACGGCAGAATGCGGTGCTGGTGGCGCATTACTACACGGATCCGGTCATCCAGTCGCTTGCCGAGGAAACCGGGGGCTGTGTTTCCGACTCGCTGGAGATGGCCCGCTTCGGCAATGAGCATTCGGCGCAGACGGTGGTGGTTGCCGGTGTCAAATTCATGGGCGAGACGGCAAAGATCCTCAACCCGGAAAAGCGCGTGCTGATGCCCACCCTGGAGGCCACCTGTTCGCTCGACCTCGGTTGCCCGGTGGAAGAGTTCTCGAGGTTCTGCGATCAACATCCGGAGCGCACCGTGGTGGTCTATGCCAATACCTCGGCGGCAGTGAAGGCGCGGGCGGACTGGGTAGTGACCTCCAGTTGCGCGCTGGAGATCGTCGAAAGCCTGATGGACAACGGAGAAAAGATCATCTGGGCGCCGGACAAGCACCTCGGAAGCTACGTGCAGCGTGAAACCGGTGCGGACATGTTGCTCTGGGATGGCGCGTGCATCGTTCACGAGGAGTTCAAGGCGAAGCAACTGGAGGACATGAAGGCCCTGTATCCGGACGCTGCCGTACTGGTTCATCCCGAATCGCCCGAATCGGTGATCGCCCTGGCAGACGCCGTCGGGTCCACCAGCCAGTTGATCAAGGCCGCGCAGACGCTTTCCAATCCAACTTTCATCGTCGCCACCGACCGCGGCATCTTCTACAAGATGCAGCAGCTGTGTCCCGACAAGGAATTCATCGAGGCTCCCACGGCGGGCAGTGGCGCTACGTGTCGCAGTTGCGCGCATTGTCCGTGGATGGCTATGAACACGCTCGAACGTACCCTTGACTGCCTGCGCACTGGCCGTAACGAAATCTTTGTGGACCCGGTACTGGTTCCGCGTGCGATCAAACCGTTGAAGCGGATGCTGGACTTCACCCAGGCCGCGCGCATCAAGCAGGCTGGCAACGCCTGA
- a CDS encoding acetyl-CoA hydrolase/transferase family protein — MYSDRIRLSSLQSKVMSAQEAATLIHDGMTVGMSGFTRAGEAKAVPLALIDRAKDEKLKISLITGASLGNDLDGKMAAAGLLARRGPFQADPVLRKAINQGEVMFIDQHLSHTVEQMRNHQIKRPDVTIVEAVCITEQGHIVPTTSVGNSANLAVFADKVIVELNYAHNPNLEGLHDIYFPGERPNRGPIPLTKVDDRIGTTAIPIDPAKIAAIVITEQPDSYSTVTPPDEETQAIANHLVEFFKQEVAAGRLAKNLGPMQVGIGNIANAVVCGLIDSPFEDLVMYSEVLQDCTFELIDAGKMKFASGCSITLSERCNDRVFGNLEKYKDKLVLRPQEISNHPELVRRLGIVGINTALEFDIYGNVNSTHVGGTKMMNGIGGSGDFARNAHMAIFVTKSIAKGGSISSVVPMVAHVDHTEHDVEILVTEQGLADLRGLAPRERARVIIDNCVHPSYREALNQYFEGACDRGGQTPHMLREAMEWHINLEERGHMLKGA, encoded by the coding sequence ATGTATTCTGATCGCATCCGCTTGTCCTCCCTGCAGAGCAAGGTCATGAGCGCCCAAGAGGCCGCTACTCTTATTCACGATGGCATGACCGTCGGCATGAGCGGTTTTACCCGCGCGGGTGAGGCCAAGGCAGTGCCCCTGGCGCTGATCGATCGTGCCAAGGATGAGAAGCTGAAGATCAGCCTGATTACCGGCGCCAGTCTGGGTAATGATCTGGATGGCAAGATGGCAGCAGCCGGTCTGCTCGCTCGTCGTGGGCCGTTCCAGGCTGATCCGGTCTTGCGCAAGGCGATCAACCAGGGTGAGGTCATGTTCATCGACCAGCACCTGTCCCATACCGTGGAGCAGATGCGCAATCACCAGATCAAGCGCCCCGACGTCACCATCGTCGAGGCCGTATGCATCACCGAACAGGGCCATATCGTTCCGACGACCTCGGTGGGCAACTCCGCCAACCTGGCGGTCTTCGCCGACAAGGTCATCGTTGAGCTGAACTATGCGCACAACCCGAACCTGGAAGGTCTGCACGACATCTATTTCCCGGGTGAGCGTCCGAACCGCGGTCCGATCCCGCTGACCAAGGTCGACGACCGCATCGGTACCACCGCCATTCCAATCGATCCGGCCAAGATTGCCGCGATCGTCATCACCGAGCAGCCGGATTCCTACTCCACGGTCACGCCGCCGGACGAAGAGACCCAGGCCATCGCCAATCACCTGGTCGAGTTCTTCAAGCAGGAAGTGGCCGCCGGTCGACTGGCTAAGAATCTCGGCCCGATGCAGGTCGGCATCGGCAACATCGCCAACGCGGTGGTGTGCGGCCTGATCGACTCGCCGTTCGAGGATCTGGTGATGTATTCCGAAGTGCTGCAGGACTGCACCTTCGAACTGATCGACGCCGGCAAGATGAAGTTTGCCTCGGGTTGCTCGATTACCCTGTCCGAGCGTTGCAACGACCGCGTGTTCGGCAACCTGGAAAAGTACAAGGACAAGTTGGTACTGCGTCCGCAGGAAATCTCCAATCACCCGGAACTGGTACGCCGCCTCGGCATCGTGGGTATCAACACGGCACTGGAGTTCGACATCTACGGCAACGTCAACTCCACCCACGTTGGCGGCACCAAGATGATGAACGGCATTGGGGGTTCGGGCGATTTCGCGCGTAACGCGCACATGGCCATCTTCGTGACCAAGTCGATCGCCAAGGGCGGCAGTATCTCAAGCGTCGTGCCGATGGTTGCGCACGTCGACCACACGGAGCATGACGTCGAGATTCTCGTGACCGAGCAGGGGCTGGCTGATCTGCGAGGGCTGGCACCTCGCGAGCGGGCGCGCGTGATCATCGACAACTGTGTGCACCCGTCCTATCGCGAAGCGCTGAATCAGTACTTCGAAGGCGCCTGCGACCGTGGCGGCCAGACGCCGCACATGCTGCGCGAAGCGATGGAATGGCACATCAATTTGGAAGAACGCGGCCATATGCTCAAGGGCGCATGA
- the queC gene encoding 7-cyano-7-deazaguanine synthase QueC, protein MTDKKAVILLSGGLDSATVVAMARAEGYACYSMSFDYGQRHRAELQAAERVARQLGVVEHKVIGMNLGGIGGSALTDSNIAVPETASEGVPVTYVPARNSVFLSLALGWAEVLGAQDIFIGVNAVDYSGYPDCRPAFVEAFERMANLATQAGVEGREFSIRAPLQNLSKAEIVREGVRLGVDYAMTVSCYQADDDGRACGKCDSCRLRAAGFREAGITDPTRYFGVFS, encoded by the coding sequence ATGACTGACAAGAAAGCCGTGATTCTGCTCTCCGGCGGGCTCGATTCTGCGACCGTGGTCGCGATGGCCCGCGCCGAGGGATATGCCTGCTACAGCATGAGCTTCGACTATGGCCAGCGCCATCGTGCCGAGTTGCAGGCAGCCGAGCGCGTCGCCCGGCAATTGGGTGTGGTCGAGCACAAGGTCATCGGGATGAATCTCGGTGGCATCGGCGGCTCTGCGCTGACCGACAGCAATATCGCGGTGCCGGAAACGGCGAGCGAAGGGGTTCCGGTCACCTACGTGCCGGCTCGCAACAGTGTCTTTCTCTCGCTCGCTTTGGGGTGGGCTGAAGTGCTCGGGGCGCAGGACATTTTCATCGGGGTCAACGCCGTTGACTACTCCGGCTACCCGGACTGTCGGCCAGCGTTCGTGGAAGCGTTCGAGCGCATGGCCAATCTTGCCACCCAGGCTGGAGTAGAGGGGCGGGAATTTTCCATTCGCGCACCGCTGCAGAACCTGAGCAAGGCGGAGATCGTCCGGGAGGGTGTCCGGCTCGGCGTCGACTACGCCATGACGGTCTCCTGCTACCAGGCCGATGACGATGGCCGAGCCTGTGGCAAGTGCGACAGCTGTCGGCTACGTGCGGCGGGCTTCCGGGAGGCTGGTATTACGGACCCGACCCGCTATTTCGGGGTTTTTTCTTAA
- the queE gene encoding 7-carboxy-7-deazaguanine synthase QueE — protein sequence MQETLRITEIFYSLQGETRTSGLATVFVRLTGCPLRCQYCDTAYAFSGGETVPLETILERVASYAPRYVCVTGGEPLAQPNCLPLLRRLCDAGYQVSLETSGALDIAGTDERVSRVVDLKTPGSAEAARNRYENIAQLTANDQVKFVICSRDDYDWAVSKLIEYRLDTRAGEVLFSPSHGQVDARALADWIVADNLPVRLQLQLHKILWNDAPGH from the coding sequence ATGCAAGAAACCCTGCGCATTACCGAGATTTTTTACTCGTTGCAGGGGGAGACGCGCACCAGCGGCTTGGCCACTGTGTTCGTCCGCCTGACCGGCTGTCCCCTGCGCTGTCAATATTGCGATACCGCCTACGCCTTCAGCGGTGGTGAAACCGTGCCTCTGGAGACGATCCTCGAGCGGGTCGCGTCCTATGCGCCTCGCTACGTCTGCGTCACTGGCGGGGAGCCGCTGGCTCAGCCCAATTGCCTGCCCTTGTTGCGTCGGCTATGTGATGCTGGCTACCAGGTTTCGCTCGAAACCAGTGGAGCGCTGGATATCGCCGGCACGGACGAGCGCGTGAGTCGGGTCGTTGACCTGAAGACGCCGGGTTCGGCGGAAGCAGCGCGCAACCGGTACGAAAACATTGCCCAACTGACCGCCAACGATCAGGTGAAGTTCGTGATCTGTTCGCGCGATGACTACGATTGGGCGGTTTCCAAACTCATCGAGTATCGACTCGACACGCGGGCCGGCGAGGTGTTGTTTTCACCCAGTCATGGCCAGGTCGATGCGCGCGCGTTGGCCGATTGGATCGTCGCGGACAATCTCCCGGTGCGGTTGCAGCTCCAGTTGCACAAAATTCTCTGGAACGACGCGCCCGGCCATTGA
- the ybgF gene encoding tol-pal system protein YbgF gives MLKHRFVLTLIALGLPLFAAAQVPVVEYDSRAQSGAPGSGYSSGADTGGAYAGGGASAPSSAQGMLFVQLQQMQEEIAQLRGMLEVQQNEIQRLKQEGLERYEDLDRRLSGASLGGSTGQNASTAGTGGAGGSVQAPAGAPAQESVGSESADPEREKLYYDAAFDLIKAKDFDKASQAFSAFLRKYPSSPYAGNAQYWLGEVNLAKGDLQGAGQAFAKVSQAYPQHNKVPDSLYKLADVEVRLGNRDKANGILRQVIADYPNSSAAQLAQRQLNR, from the coding sequence CCCGGTGGTGGAATACGACTCGCGCGCCCAAAGTGGTGCGCCAGGGTCGGGCTATTCTTCCGGGGCGGATACGGGCGGTGCCTATGCCGGGGGCGGAGCGTCAGCTCCGTCTTCGGCGCAGGGCATGCTTTTCGTTCAGTTGCAGCAGATGCAGGAAGAGATCGCGCAGCTGCGCGGCATGCTGGAAGTGCAACAGAACGAGATCCAGCGCCTGAAACAAGAAGGCCTGGAGCGTTATGAGGATTTGGATCGTCGCTTGTCGGGCGCCTCGTTGGGCGGATCGACTGGCCAGAATGCTTCAACCGCGGGCACCGGTGGTGCCGGCGGGTCAGTACAGGCGCCAGCGGGCGCACCGGCACAAGAAAGCGTGGGCAGCGAATCAGCGGATCCGGAAAGGGAGAAGCTGTATTACGACGCCGCGTTCGACTTGATCAAGGCCAAGGATTTCGACAAGGCCAGCCAGGCCTTTTCCGCTTTCCTGCGTAAATATCCCAGCAGCCCGTACGCCGGCAACGCGCAGTATTGGCTGGGTGAGGTGAATCTCGCCAAGGGTGATCTGCAAGGCGCAGGCCAGGCATTCGCCAAGGTCAGCCAGGCGTATCCGCAGCACAACAAGGTGCCGGATTCGCTGTACAAGCTGGCTGATGTCGAGGTGCGGCTGGGCAATCGTGACAAGGCCAACGGGATTCTCCGTCAGGTCATTGCCGATTATCCGAACAGCTCCGCGGCACAGCTGGCCCAGCGTCAGTTGAATCGCTGA